TTATCAACTTCATTATTTGTGCTAAAACTTTTTTCTATTTCTGATAAACAAGAATAAAAATTTTCTTTTGCTTTTTTTAAATTTACATCAATTTTTTCTTCTTTAATACCTTTAATTACATTTGCATTAATATTTTCATTACTTATTAATGTAGGGAATATGCTAAGTATTTGTATTTTTTTGTTTTTTAATTCATTAATTTCAGAATTAAATTTGATTGTATTTTGTGTTTTTTCTTCTTTTTCTTCACCTAATAATATATTTAATTCGTTAATTTTAATATTTTGTTCACTAAAATTTTTTACCGAATCAACTAATTCGTTTGCATACATAATAATGCTAAAAAATAGTATTATTATTAATCTCATTCTTGCTCCTTGATAATTTTAAAATGTCCATCAATAGGACAATATTCATAAATTTCTCCTGTTTCTATTAAAAAATACCAGGCTTTTACTTTTAATTTATTTTGCAAAATTCTATTTTGAACCTCTGGGTAACCTAATAAATTGTTGTAACTATTTACAATATTTGCTTTTTCTATCATCCAAGCTCTTAAATTTTTTTGTTCTTGTAGATTATTAATTGATAATTGCAGATCAACATGCTTTTTTATATTATCTAAAAGTGATAACCATTTTTTAACATTTGGAAGCATTATTTCTTGTTCCTGTGTTAAATCTTTACATCCACCACAATTACTATGACCACAAATAATTATATTTTCAACATTTAAAGAATATAAAGCATATTCAATTCCAGCGGTACTAGCCAAGTATTCATCTTTTATACGATATGGTGGAACTATATTTGCAATGTTTCTTATTACAAATAATTCACCAGGTAGGGTAGAAGTGATTAAATTTGGTATTACTCTAGAATCGGCACAGCCTATGAACATTGTGTGTGGATTTTGTTCTTCTTTTAAATTTTGAAATAAATTTTTATGCTCATTAAATCCTTCTTGCATAAATTGTAAAGCACCTTTAACTATCTTGTCCATAAATGTCCCTTTTTTGGTGTAAAATATTAACAAATTTTGCTATAATATTTTAGCTTTAAATAATAAAGCATATTTAAACAAGGAGACATTATGGGTTTATATGAGAGAACTAGAGAAGGTGCGGGGATTCGTTCTAATGCCGCTTTGTTTGTAAGAGATACTTATATGTATTTTTCTCTTTCTTTAATAGCTGCTACTTTAGGTGCTTATTTAGGTGCTACTTATTTAGCTAGTTTTTTAGTTGGTAATATTTGGGCGAGTATTGGTATTTTAATAGTAGAGATAGCCTTTATTGTTATATTAAATAGAAAAAGCGAAGTTACAAATGGTGCTATTGTTATGTTATTTACATTTGCTTTTATTAGTGGTCTTAGTTTAACTAGCATAATATTTATGACATTACAACATCCAGCTGGTGCAACAATTATTGCTCAAGCTTTATTTTTAACTACTTTAGCTTTTGCTGGACTTAGCGTTTTTGCATTTACAACTAAAAGAGATTTTAGTGTTTATTTTAAAGTTGCTTTTATAGTTTTATTAGTTATATTCGGTGCATCTTTATTAAATTTATTTTTTCAAAGTTCGGCTTTAAGCTTAATGATTTCTAGTGTTGCTGCAATATTATTTAGTTTCTTTATCATTTATGATACTCAAATGATAATTCGTGGAGCTTATCAAACACCGATTCAAGGTGCAATCGCTTTATACCTTGACTTTATTAATTTATTTATATCTTTATTAAATATCTTAAGAAGTATCAGAGAGTAATTTTTAAGCCTTCAATTTTGAAGGCTTTAACTTATTTTAAATTTTATCTTATATAATGCAAAATTGATTTTTAATGAAAGAAGTAACATGAATACAATTTTTATCGCAATTCAATTTGTTTTAGTTGTTATTATTTGTGCTTGCGTTCTTATGCAAAAAAGCTCAAGTATAGGTTTAGGTGCTTATAGTGGTTCTAATGAAAGCTTATTCGGTGCAAAAGGTCCAGCTGGATTTTTAGCTAAATTTACTTTTATTGTTGGTATATTGTTGGTTGCTAATACCATATTTTTAGGATATACATACAATACAAAAAAAGATGTTTCAGTAGTAGATAGGGTGAAGGCAGTTAGCCAAACTATTGATAATAAATCTAATTCTACTAATGAATTACCAAGTTCAGTAAAATAAAAGGAATACTAATGTTAAATGATATTTATTCAAAACAAAAAGAACAAAACGAAAAAGCTCATAATTCTTTAAAAAAAGATTTTATGACTTTAAGAACAGGTAAAGTAAATATTTCTATATTAGATAATGTTTTTGTAGATTATTATGGAACTCCAACTCCATTAAATCAAGTTGCAACCGTGTTGGCAACTGATGCAACGACAATTACTATTAGTCCTTGGGAAAAATCTATGATTAAGGCTATAGATACTGCTATAAAAGCAGCAAATATCGGTGTAAATCCTAATGCTGATGCTGATGGAGTTAAATTATTTTTCCCACCAATGACTAAAGAACAAAGAGAAGAAAATGCTAAAGCTGCAAAAGCAATGGGAGAAAAATGCAAAGTAGCTATTAGAAATATCAGAAAAGACGCTAATGACGCTGTAAAAAAATTAGAAAAAGATAAAGCAGTAAGCGAAGATGAAGCTAAAAAAGCTTACGATGAAGTTCAAAAATTAACAGATGCTGCAATAGCTAAGACTGATGAATTAGTTAAAGAAAAAGAAACACAATTACTTAAAGTTTAAAAATGGCAAAGGCTAAGGTAAGTTTAGCTAGCCTTTATGATAAATTAAAAGCTGGCATTGTTGATATGTTTATGATAATGATGCCAATACAATACTTCACTACCTATATCTTAGTAGGTAGTGCTAGTGAGTATAGACAAAATCAATCTTTTATATTACTTGCAACCATTACTTATCTTTTAGTTTTATTTTTACTTTTATTTTTTAAAGGTCAGAGTTTAGGGTATAAATATTTAGGTTTGCATTTAAGAAATAAAAATGGTAAAAAAGCAAGTTTATTTCAAGTTTTTATTAGATTGGTATTGTTTGTGCTTACATTTTCTTTATTATTTGGTATTTTATTTCCATTTTTTAGAAAAGATAGGCAATATATACACGATTTATTTTCAAACACTTTAGTCCTTAAGGAGAACAAATGATGGATAGAAAAAGAATTTATAATCCACAAAGTAATGAAGATTTAACATCAAGAAGAGTATTTGGTGGAAATCCACAAGGTATATTAAATTTTACAAAAGCAAAATATGAGTGGGCTTTAAAATTATGGGATTTAATGGAAGCTAATACTTGGTTTCCTAGAGAAGTTGATACTACAAAAGATGCACTTGATTATAAATGTAATTTAACTTCAAGTGAAAAAAGAATGTATGATTTAGTATGGAGCCAACTAATTTCTATGGATAGTTTTCAAACCAATAACCTTGCTGATAATATCAACCCTTATATAACAGCTCCAGAGATTAATGCAGTATTAGCAAGACAAGCTTACGAAGAAGCAAATCATTCAAAAAGTTATGCGGTAATGGTTGAAGCTATTTGTGATGATACTGATTTAATATATGAAATGGAAAAGCACGATGCTACTTTAAGAAAGAAAAATGATTTTATTTCAAGTTTATATGAAGAACTTGCAGGAGATGTAACTGATGAAAAGTTACTATATGCAATGGTTGCGAATCAAATTCTAGAAGGAATTTATTTTTATAGTGGCTTTACTGCAATTTATGCACTAGCTCGTGCAGGTAAAATGCTAGGTTCTGCTCAAATGGTTAGATTTATTCAAAGAGATGAAATCACTCACTTATTGTTGTTTCAAAATATGATTAATTCAGTTAGAAAAGAAAGACCTGATTTGTTTAACGAAAAAACAATTGCTAAAATTTATGAAATGTTTGAAAGAGCTGCAGAACTTGAAATTGAATGGGGTAAATACATTACTCAAAATCAAATTATGGGCTTTACTGATGATATAATTACTGAATATATTCATTATTTAGTAGATTTAAGACTTAGCTCAATCGGACTTGATAAAAAATATAATGCAAAACATCCTATTAAATGGGTTGATGACTTTTCTAAATTTAACGACCAAAAGAGTAACTTTTTTGAAAGTAAAGTTACAAATTATAGTAAAGGAAGCTTGAGTTTTGATGATTTTTAAGGATATTTACGAACAGCAAAAATGTGCTAGACTTGCTGAAAATATTGCAAATGAAGTTAATATTAGCAATGAGATTAAACAAGCATTTGCTAATACACCAAGAGAAATTTTTATGCCTATGAGTAATTTTGCTTATGAGCTTCACGCAATGCCGCTTAGCTCAAATCAATGGATTAGCTCACCAATTACCGTTGCAAAGATGACAGCAGCACTAGAGCCTGTTGGTGCTGATAGTGTGCTTGAGATTGGTTGTGGTAGTGGGTATCAAGCCGCACTTTTGAGTAATCTTATTAGAAGAGTTTTTTCTCTTGAGAGAATAGAAGAATTATCAAATAAAGCTATAAAAAATTTAGAAACAATAGAAGCAAATGTATATGTTCGTTATTTAGATGGTCATAATGGTTTTAAAAATTATGCACCTTATGATAGGATTTTACTTTCAGCATATATAAAACAAGTTCCTGATGAGTTATTTAATCAGTTAGTAGATGGTGGAATTTTAGTAGCACCAGTTGGTGATGAGAATAAACAATATATTACTAAATATATTAAGCATAAAGATAGAATAGAAGAAATTATTTTAGATTCTTGTATTTTTGTCCCTATGTTAAATGGTAGAGTTCCAATTAATCAAGGATAATAATGCTTGAATTTTGGCAACATTTTTATGAAAATACCAATAGAGTTGCATTTAGCATAGGAATGTTTAAAATACATTATTATGCACTTTGCTACATATTAGCATTGCTTATTGCATTATTTATAGGACAAAAATTTGCTCCACGCTTTGGCTTTAACAAAAAAGAAATAGAAAATTATTTCGTTTGGATAGAAATAGGCATAATCTTAGGAGCTAGGATAGGATATATTTTAGTTTATAGCGATGATAAATTATATTATTTAAGCAATCCTTGGCAAATGTTTAATCCGTTTGTAAATGGCGAATTTGTAGGAATTGCTGGAATGAGCTATCACGGAGCATTAGTTGGTGCATTAATTACAACTTATCTTTATTCTAAAAAATATAAAAAAAATATGTTTAAAATACTTGATTTAGTAGCATTATCAGTGCCATTAGGGTATATATT
This genomic stretch from Campylobacter sp. MG1 harbors:
- a CDS encoding RDD family protein translates to MAKAKVSLASLYDKLKAGIVDMFMIMMPIQYFTTYILVGSASEYRQNQSFILLATITYLLVLFLLLFFKGQSLGYKYLGLHLRNKNGKKASLFQVFIRLVLFVLTFSLLFGILFPFFRKDRQYIHDLFSNTLVLKENK
- a CDS encoding protein-L-isoaspartate(D-aspartate) O-methyltransferase yields the protein MIFKDIYEQQKCARLAENIANEVNISNEIKQAFANTPREIFMPMSNFAYELHAMPLSSNQWISSPITVAKMTAALEPVGADSVLEIGCGSGYQAALLSNLIRRVFSLERIEELSNKAIKNLETIEANVYVRYLDGHNGFKNYAPYDRILLSAYIKQVPDELFNQLVDGGILVAPVGDENKQYITKYIKHKDRIEEIILDSCIFVPMLNGRVPINQG
- a CDS encoding Bax inhibitor-1 family protein, whose protein sequence is MGLYERTREGAGIRSNAALFVRDTYMYFSLSLIAATLGAYLGATYLASFLVGNIWASIGILIVEIAFIVILNRKSEVTNGAIVMLFTFAFISGLSLTSIIFMTLQHPAGATIIAQALFLTTLAFAGLSVFAFTTKRDFSVYFKVAFIVLLVIFGASLLNLFFQSSALSLMISSVAAILFSFFIIYDTQMIIRGAYQTPIQGAIALYLDFINLFISLLNILRSIRE
- a CDS encoding ribonucleotide-diphosphate reductase subunit beta, with the protein product MDRKRIYNPQSNEDLTSRRVFGGNPQGILNFTKAKYEWALKLWDLMEANTWFPREVDTTKDALDYKCNLTSSEKRMYDLVWSQLISMDSFQTNNLADNINPYITAPEINAVLARQAYEEANHSKSYAVMVEAICDDTDLIYEMEKHDATLRKKNDFISSLYEELAGDVTDEKLLYAMVANQILEGIYFYSGFTAIYALARAGKMLGSAQMVRFIQRDEITHLLLFQNMINSVRKERPDLFNEKTIAKIYEMFERAAELEIEWGKYITQNQIMGFTDDIITEYIHYLVDLRLSSIGLDKKYNAKHPIKWVDDFSKFNDQKSNFFESKVTNYSKGSLSFDDF
- the secG gene encoding preprotein translocase subunit SecG; the encoded protein is MNTIFIAIQFVLVVIICACVLMQKSSSIGLGAYSGSNESLFGAKGPAGFLAKFTFIVGILLVANTIFLGYTYNTKKDVSVVDRVKAVSQTIDNKSNSTNELPSSVK
- the lgt gene encoding prolipoprotein diacylglyceryl transferase, which translates into the protein MLEFWQHFYENTNRVAFSIGMFKIHYYALCYILALLIALFIGQKFAPRFGFNKKEIENYFVWIEIGIILGARIGYILVYSDDKLYYLSNPWQMFNPFVNGEFVGIAGMSYHGALVGALITTYLYSKKYKKNMFKILDLVALSVPLGYIFGRIGNFLNHELFGRATDVAWGVYVGDTLRHPSQLYEAFAEGLIIFIIIYIFSKRIKFNGQLICIYAMSYGIARFICEFFREPDFNLGFIALSLSMGQILSLIMFCFALGLYFYLNKIKDNH
- the frr gene encoding ribosome recycling factor gives rise to the protein MLNDIYSKQKEQNEKAHNSLKKDFMTLRTGKVNISILDNVFVDYYGTPTPLNQVATVLATDATTITISPWEKSMIKAIDTAIKAANIGVNPNADADGVKLFFPPMTKEQREENAKAAKAMGEKCKVAIRNIRKDANDAVKKLEKDKAVSEDEAKKAYDEVQKLTDAAIAKTDELVKEKETQLLKV
- a CDS encoding carbonic anhydrase, which gives rise to MDKIVKGALQFMQEGFNEHKNLFQNLKEEQNPHTMFIGCADSRVIPNLITSTLPGELFVIRNIANIVPPYRIKDEYLASTAGIEYALYSLNVENIIICGHSNCGGCKDLTQEQEIMLPNVKKWLSLLDNIKKHVDLQLSINNLQEQKNLRAWMIEKANIVNSYNNLLGYPEVQNRILQNKLKVKAWYFLIETGEIYEYCPIDGHFKIIKEQE